A DNA window from Flavobacteriales bacterium contains the following coding sequences:
- a CDS encoding cytochrome B: MFNALLGLHSTFRYVILILLISAIVKSISGWLQKGDYKKGHDKLSLFTMIFAQIQMTIGLILYFTSDIVSIAHSDFGAAMKVPALRFWGVEHIFGMLIAVTLITLGRRVAKNANEDVLKHRKTAIYFICALVIIFITIPWPFSEVARGYFFSS, encoded by the coding sequence ATGTTTAACGCTCTACTCGGTCTACATTCTACCTTTCGATATGTAATTTTAATCTTACTCATTTCAGCGATTGTAAAATCTATTTCGGGCTGGCTTCAAAAGGGTGATTACAAAAAGGGACACGACAAACTAAGTCTCTTCACAATGATATTCGCACAAATACAGATGACAATTGGGCTTATTTTGTACTTCACAAGCGACATTGTAAGCATCGCACACAGCGATTTTGGAGCCGCAATGAAAGTACCAGCGCTTCGATTTTGGGGAGTGGAACATATCTTCGGAATGCTTATAGCCGTAACACTAATTACTTTGGGAAGACGAGTAGCAAAGAATGCAAACGAAGATGTTTTAAAACATCGAAAAACGGCTATCTACTTTATTTGTGCTCTCGTAATCATATTCATTACAATACCTTGGCCATTCTCTGAAGTGGCAAGAGGATATTTTTTTAGTAGTTAA